GCCCGCGGCCTTGGAAACGCCCATTGCGGTGTGGGGACGAACAACAAAGGCGGCGTCTCCGACCAGCGCGATACGCCGCGACACCATCTGTTCCGCCTCGTAATCAAAAATTCCCTGGATGGATGGCGTTTCCTCCGCCTCCACCGCGAGCGCCAATTGCGGCGGCAGAAACGAAAAGGCGTCTTCGCGCAATTGCGCGCGGCGGCTTTCGGAGAGTTCGCCGCGGGGCAAGGAATGTTCGAAATGCCTGCCGTCGCGGCCGGTGAAGGTTCGGGCAAGCTCTTCCGCCGTTGTCGGACGATACCAGACCCAGTTATAGCGGCGCTGTCCCTGCTGGGTCTCGCCGCGTGGCCCGGGCACCAGATAGCCCAGAACGTGAATTCCCGGCGCGATGTAGAAGGCGAAGCGGTCCAGCAGCAGGGCCGCATCGGCAGGCAGGTTTGTTTCAGGGACCAGCCCGCGCCAGGCGACATAACCGGCATAGGTGTTCTCCGAGCGGTGGTTGACGGCGCTGCGGATCGCCGAACCCAGACCATCCGCGCCGATCACCAGATCAGCGCGCTCCTCCGTGCCATCGGCGAAGGACAACGAAACTCCCTCCGGTTCTTCCCGAACCGCTTCGACATGGTGTCCGAGACGATAGGTGTCCGCCAAGAGACGGGAGGACACGCGCTCAAAGAGGTAGTCCCAGGAAACCTGCATCTGCGGCGTGTTTTGGCGCTGGGCGACGCGGCCACCGGCATCGAGGTAGATGCGCTCCCTGGCGACCACACTGACATGGGCGACGTCTTCGCAGCCGATCTGACCGAGAACCTTGAACAAGTCCTGCTGCGGCACCAGTCCTGCACCGCGCCCGGCGAGGCCGGACGATGAGCGTTCGTAAACTCTCACATCGTGCCCATCCTCCTGAAGCAATATCGCCGTGAAGAGACCGGCAAGCGAGCCGCCGGCGATGCGGATTGTCAATGGTTTCATGGCCCGTTCCTGTCTTTTGATATGGATATTGGCGCGTGGAGCATTGTTGGGATGAGGAACGACCGGCGGATTGGACGTGCCGAAACGCCGGTCAATAGAGGAACAAAATGTTCAGCCCGGCATGATCGCCGGCTGGTTGGCGGGAAATTTCGCCACATCCTCAATGCTGACATTCAGGTGCTGGGCGACCAGCGCCGGCGGGGTGTGCGTCAGCCAGGACGACAGGCTAACCTCCTGGTATTCGGCAGCCTTGAAGACCGCGACGAATTGCAGATCGGTCTTTCCGGTATTTTCGATGATGTGGCCCTGGCTCCTTTTCACGTAACCAATATCGCCGGCGCGGAAATCGGCGGTCTGGCTGCGTGGACCCGCGTCGAACACGGTCATCCGGCCTTCACCCTTGATCCAGTATTGCCATTCGTCCGCATTGGGATGCCAGTGCATTTCGCGCACGCCGCCCGGCTTGATCGTTTCAATGGCGGCGGCAATGGTTTTGGACACGGTAAAGGCGCTGCTGTCCGCAAGGCGAATGACGCCGGCAGCATTTTCCTTCAGCGGTTTTGATGCCGCAAGTTTGTAGGTGAAGGGAAAAGGCGGAAGACCGGTGCCGGCAACCGCTTCCTGATCCTTGGACAGTGGACCCGGCTCCTTGCCCTGGAATATCCAGAGGTTCTGCAGCGGAATGTTGCGGAACACATCCTGTGCGACGCCGAAATTCTTGGCCAGCAGTTCGGGGGAGGTATGCGCCAGCCAGTCGGTCAACAGCAGGGTGCCGTATTCGGACTGGTCGCCTTCGTCGAACACGATGACGAATTCGCACCCGTCAGGACCAAGTCCCTGCAGCGAATGGGGATAACCGGCCGGAAAATACCAGAGATCACCGGCCTCGACATCCTGCACATAAGCGCGACCCTGCGGATCGAGCACGGTGATGCGGCAGCGGCCATTGGTCATGATCGCCCATTCGGCGGCCCGGTGCCAGTGCATCTCACGAATGCCCCCCGGTCCCAGCCGCATGTTGACGCCGGAGACGGCATCCGAAATCGCGAAGTCCGACTTGGTCACCTGACGGGCCCAGCCGCCGTTCTGGATACGTTTGGCGGCATTGTTGAACGACGCCCAGAAAAGCTGCATGTCGCCGACATCGGTCGCCGGCGGGCTCTGGAATGATGGAAACTGGTCGTTGATCGCGGGGTTTTTCGGGCCGGGGTCGCTGAGCCCTGCGGCATTGGCATTGATTGCTCCTTCGGCTGGCTGATCGGGATTGCCGAAAGATGCTGCTCCGGCCGTGCTGGCGGCAAGGGCGGTGCCGCCGACGGCGCCGATTGCGAGGACTGCGCGTCTGGTCAACGTTTCCATTTCAGAACTCCTTGTTCATGGCGAGTTGGGACGAGGTGTCGATAAAGCGGGGTTGTGATGCGAGCTGGAGCACGGCGATGCGGTCGATCAGCTCGGCATTAAAGAGGCGGTGCTGCAGCTGGCAGAAGGCTTTGGGATCGAGCGTGTCATGCCGGTCCGTTTTCCGGGCGGCACGGGTGGCGACGCAGGACGTCTTGTCCGCGGCCGGAACAGCCACGCCTCCGGTCGCATTGCCACCGGTCGCCGCAGGGGCGGAAAGTCCGGCCAGCCTGTCGATCGTCTGCGGCGTGAGGATGCGGAAGGCGCTGGCCGATGCGACGTCCTCGGAGGCCGCAAGCGCCGGTTCGGTATTCCTGATCAGGAGAGCATTGCCACCGAGCACTGCAATCGCACCCAGTGCCAACACCGCTGCGACCTTGAGATGACGAGGTTGGCGCTCGTCTGCATTCTGACTGATGGAGGTCATGCCCTGCTCCACAAAACGGTGATGGTGCTGCCAGGGCCGTCCGGAACGGAGGCGCTTGACTGGAACAAAGGCTACGGCGAGGTGGAGGCGCCGGCATCTATACAGAGGTCTAGTTCTTATAGCGGAAGGTGTTGGCGGGAGACATGCGCGCCGGAAGTCATGCGCTCAACGGCAATGCGTGCCCGGACGGCAAGGCGTCGGGGCATACATAGTGACGGATATTCATGGAGATAGGGGGGCGGTCAGCGCGATGGAAGGCTGTCTGCGCAGTCTGGGAAAGGCGGCGACTGCTCGATTGCCAGGTGGCCGAGCGTCACGCTGCGGTCAGGGCCGCTGGCCGAGAACGGATTCCAGGCATCCGATCAGATTGCCGATATTGACCGGCTTGCGAAGAAAAGCCAAAGCGCCGCCGCTCAGGGCCGCATTCCGGGTGCGTTCATCCTCGTAGGAGGTTACGAATATCATCGGCGGATGGCTGCCACGCCGGTTCAGCTCGCTCTGCAACTCTATGCCGGACAGACCGGGCATTTTCACATCCACGACGATGCAGTCGATGCCCGCCTGCTGCTGCGACTCCAGAAAATGCTCGGCAGATGCAAACAGGCGGCATTCGTAACCGAAGGACATGATGAGATCATCCATGGCTTCGCGGATAGCGGGATCGTCGTCGACGACGGCAATGACGGGAACGGGGGGCAATGAGAGCGACCTTTTCTGTTTCTTTCTTTCTCTATGCGCTCAGGCCCGTTTGAAAGATACCATACTAAGATACAGGTGGTCGGAGCTTCTCGCCGATCAGTTCCGCCTTCCGAACAAGGTCGGCCACCGATCTTGCCTCCATTTTGCGCATCACATTGCCCCGGTGCAGCTTCACGGTAACTTCGCTGATACCGAGTTCGTAGGCGATCTGTTTGTTCATCAGGCCGCGGACAACGGCGCCCATGACCTCACGCTCCCTTGGCGTCAGTTGTCCGGCAAGGGAGGTGACGGCCTCGTTCTGGGCACTTTCGCGGCGGCGTGACGCATCCCGTTCCATCGCAGCCGCGACGGCATCCAGAATGTCCTGTTCCTTGAAGGGCTTGGTCAGAAAATCCACGGCTCCCGCCTTCATCGCCCGCACGCTCATCGGAATATCACCGAAGCCGGTCATGAAAATGATCGGCATCCTGTTGCCGACGCGTTCCAGCTGCACCTGGAAATCAAGGCCGCTTATGCCCGGAAGCCGCACATCCAGCAGCAGGCAGCCGTGCCGGTTCAGATTAGCTTTTTCGAGGAAAGCGGCGGCGCTGTCGAAAGCTTCGGCATCGAATTTCATGGAGCGGAAAAGATCGGTAAGCGCCTCCCGCATCGACACATCGTCATCGACGATGAAAACGACGGGTGAAAGCGGCTCCTTCGTTGTCTTGCGTGGCTCAGACATGTTCCATCTCCTGGCTGATCGGCATGGAAATGGTAAAGACCGCCCCGCCGAGAGGATGATTGTCACCGGTCAGCCTGCCGCCGCGTGCTTCCAATGTCGTGCGGCAAATGGAAAGCCCCATGCCCATTCCCGTCTCCTTCGTCGTGAAAAACGGCGAAAACAGCTTGTCTTTCATCTGCGCGGGAAAGCCGGGGCCACTGTCCTCAACCGCGATCTGAATATTATCCCCGTCTTCGCGCTCTTTTCGTACCGTGATGGTGCGATTGCTGATACCCGCCTCGTCCATTGCCTGAATGGCATTGGTGAGGAGGTTGATGAGAACCTGCTGCAATTCGATCCTGACGGCCGTTATCGGCGGCGTGGCCTCATTTTCCACATGGACCGTGGTGCCGCTGCGCTCCAGCTCATGTTCGAGAAGGCTGAGCGTTTCATCGATGAACTCATCGAGGTCGAAGGTTTCCACCTTGCCGCTGGTATGGGCGAGCAGGCTGCGTGTGTTCTGGATGATGTCACTGGCGCGCTCGCCATCGCGGATCATGCGTTCGGCCGAGCGGCGGGCGGCCGCGAGATCCGGCGGATCGCGATCGAGCCACCGCAGCAATGTCTGCGCATTGACGATGATGGCACCGAGCGGCTGGTTCAATTCGTGAGAGAGCGATGCGGACATGGCGCCGACAGCCGCCGCCTTGGAGGCCTTCGTCAGTTCCGCCTGTGCTTCCGCCAGCGCCTTCAGCTCCATTTCGCGCTGAGTGACATCCACCATGCTGACCACCACCCGGTTGAAGGAGGCCGCCTCCGCGGGGAAACTGATGGAAAGCAGCACAAGCTTGTCTTCGCCGCTGTCGGTGCGTACCACGACCTTGTCTTCGAAGACACGGCGGTTGTCCATGATCGCCTGCAACACATCAACGAACTTGCTGGAGGCGGAAACGACCGATTGCTGAAGGGTACCGCGGATCGAGGAGTCGTAGCCCAGCATTTCCTTACCGGCTTCGTTCGAAGCAACGACCGTGATGAGATCGATACATTGTTGCGTGAAACCCGGATTGGCGCGTGCATGGGCGTGCATGTCGGTAATCCCCTGCTGCCTGAGGCCCATGAGCAGAGCGTGAAGCTTCGAATAGTCACGCTCCCAGAGTGCGACGCGCGTGCGGTCGAAAATGGAGCGATAGCGCTCCTCGCTTTCCTTCAGCGCCGCGTTGACGGACAACATCGCCAGTCGGGCGGTTTCCGTTTTCAGAAGCAGCATGGTCGTGACGGCAAGTGCTGCAAGGGCGACGACCAATCGAAGGGCCGACTGGAAATCCGCGTCCTCTGCATGCGTTGCCCCATAGGACAACAGGGAAAGAATGGCGCAGATACAGGAGATCGCGATCAGTCCGGACCGGGTTATCGCCTGGGCGGCCAAAAGGATCGTGATCACATAGAGCACCGCGATCGCGCCTTCTATGTCGGTATAGGTATCGACGTAAAATACCGCGGCCGCCAGCGCCAGCGCCCCAAGGCCAAAGGCCAGATGGTGCGTTCCGCCTTCCGGCTCGCGAGCACGAAACATCCTTGACGCAATCGACATTGTTCCCCCGATGCGATTTTTGCAGACAATACGGGTTTTTCAGCACAACCTGACCTATACATAGGTCTTGGTTGCCCCCGTCGTCGAAACATCAGGATAGCGGGAAAACGGTGCGGCGATATATCGAAAAATCCGCATGTACGGCCGGTCATCCACAGCCATGCAAGATGGCTGGTGGTGAGGTTTCCGTGAATTTGACACGGGGCGGCGGAAAGAAAAGCGCGAAGCGATCGCTGCCTTGCGCGCCTGTCCCGCGTTCGTCAGGTCGCCGCCGGGCTTATGGTGATCGGAACACCCTTGTAGGAGGGCGTTCCGGACAGGCGATCATAATGGCCAAGCGCCACCACCGCATTCATCTCCGGATAATAACCGGCCGCCGAACCCTTTGGGATATTGTATTCGACGGCGGTAAAACCCTGCACGAGGTGTCTATCCGCGCTTTCTGCGCCGATGCCGTGAATGTCGATGCGATCGCCGTCCTTCAGACCACGTTCGGCAAGGTCGTGCCGGTTCATGAAAATAATGTCCCTGCGCCCGAAGACGCCGCGATAACGGTCATCCATGCCATAGATCGTCGTATTGTACTGGTCGTGGCTGCGGATCGTGGTCAGGACGAGCGCGTCAGGATTGGAGATGAGCGGATCTTCCTCAAGCCCCGTGGCGACGAGGAAATTGGCCTTGCCGCTTTCCGTATTCCACCGACGATAGGACGCTGCGACATCGAGGCGAAAGCCGCCCTTCATGCGGACCCGGCTGTTGAAATCCCTGAAATCGGGAAAGACCTCTTCGATCTTGTCACGGACGCGGTCGTAATCGGCAATCAGCCAATCCCAGTCAATTCCGTAACGGTTACCGACGGTCGCTTTGGCAATAGCGGCGATGATGGCTGGCTCCGATCTTACAAGCTCTCCCGGCGGGTTGAGGAAACCGCGCGAGGCATGCACCATCGACATCGAATCTTCGACGGTCACCGCCTGCGGGCCAGAGGCCTGCGTATCGAGATCGGTGCGTCCGAAGCACGGCAGGATCAGCGATGTTCTGGCCGTCAGAAGATGCGAGCGGTTGAGTTTTGTCGCAATGTGAACGACGAGATCGAGTTTGCGCATGCCCTCGAAGGTCGCGGCCGTATCCGACATGGCGACGGCGAGATTTCCGCCAAGGCAGATGAGCGCCCGGGATTTCCCGGCAATGATCGCCTCGATGGCTTCGATGGCATTATGCCCCTTTTCCGCAGGCGGCCGAAAACCGAAAGCGCGCTCCATGCCATCCAGCAGCGCCTTGTTCGGGATTTCGGTAATGCCGACGGTGCGGTCTCCCTGCACGTTGGAATGGCCGCGAATGGGCGCTATGCCAGCGCCCGGGCGGCCCATATTGCCGCGCAGCAAGAGCAGGTTTGCGATCTGCTGCACATTGCCGGTGCCCTTGGCGTGCTGCGTGATGCCCATGCCGTAACAGATGATGACGTTCGAGGCCTTCACATAAATCCGGGCAGCGCTTTCAAGCGCCTCTTTCGTCAGTCCGCTGACGGATGAGATGATGTCCCAGGAGGTCGCATCGATATCGGCACGCAGCGCCTCGAGGCCGGCCGTGTGTTCCTCGATGAAGGCTCGATCGAGCACGCCGGCGCCACCCGCACCAAGGTTTTCCGCATCCAGTTCGAACACCGCCTTCATGATGCCCTTCAGGGCGGCGAGATCGCCGCCGGTGCGGAGCTGATGATAGGCGGAGGCGATGGGCGTCGACGACAGCGTCGCCATTTCGATCGGGTCCTGTGGTGCGGCGAAGCGTTCCAGCGCCCGTTCCTTCAGCGGATTGAAGACGACGATCGGCACGCCGCGTTTGGCGGCATTGTGCAGCGTCGTCATCATCCGCGGATGGTTGGTGCCGGGATTGTGGCCGAAGCTGAAGATCGCATCGGCATAATCAAAATCCTCCAGCGTTACCGTGCCTTTGCCGACGCCGATGGATTTCGGAAGCCCGACGCTGGTCGCCTCGTGGCACATGTTGGAACAGTCAGGGAAATTGTTCGTCCCATAGGCGCGCACGAAAAGCTGATAGAGAAACGCAGCCTCGTTGGAGGCCCGGCCGGAAGTGTAGAATTCCGCCTTGTCGGGATTATCGAGCTTGTTCAATTCCTGCGCGATCAGATGGAAGGCATCGTGCCAGGCGATTGGCTCGTAGCGATCGCTGTCGGCGTTGTAATGCAGGGGAAGGGTCAGCCGGCCGGCATCTTCCAGCTTGTGATCCGTCCACTGCCACAGTTCGGAAACCGTATGCTGCGCGAAGAACTCAGGCCCGGATCGTTTCGCGGTCGATTCCCAGGTGATGGCCTTGGCGCCGTTTTCGCAGAACTCGAAGGATGAGGTGTGTTGGGGATCGGGCCAGGCGCAGCCGGGACAGTCGAAACCCTCGGGCTGATTGGCCTTGAGCAGCGTCATGGTGCCCTGCGCGATGATCTGCTGATGCGCGAGCGTCTTCGCGACGGCCTTCAATGCATCCCAGCCACCGGCTGGGTGATTGTATTTTTCAATACCTTCCGGCCGTTCTTCTGCCATGTCAGAGGTTCCTTCGATTGTGCGGATTGACGATAGTCATGACGCTAACGCAACTGCGAAGGAGTAAACATAATACTCAGGCATAGGTTGCCTGCGTTCCCGCGGCCAAAATGAAAAAAAAGGCCGCCTCCTGCGGCGGGGGCGGCCTTGGCGGATCGGGAGGGAGATCCGCGGCTCCGGGGAGGGGACGCCGGAGTTTCTGGCTTCTGCGAGCCAATCGCCCTGGGGCGGGGCGACAGGCAGAAATTATCGCAGGCCAGGCCTTGCCGAAACTACACTTAGGTATCGGGTGGACTGTACCAGCAGCCGATTTCTCTTCGACCATCCTTCTCCCTATTCTCGGTGCCGATCAGACAGCCGCAACAGGGGCGCTCAACAACGAGCGGTCGATTGCCGAAGGAGAACGATCATGGACACGACCACAGCTGCCAAAAACCGCAAGCTTCCACTCGCAACGCCGACCGATCTCGCGACTGAAGCGAGCCGCGAAATCTCCGCTGCGCTGACCGCGCTGCTGGCGGACGTCTTCACGCTCTACATCAAGACCAAGAATTTCCATTGGCATGTTTCCGGCCCGCATTTCCGCGATTATCACACGCTGCTCGACGAACAGGGCGCCCAGATCTTTGCAATGACCGACGACATCGCCGAAAGGGCGCGCAAGATCGGCGGCACGACCATCCGCTCCATCAGTCATATCGCCCGCGTCAAGCGTCTCCTCGATAACGACGCCGATTTCGTCACGCCGGAGGATATGCTGGCCGAACTGCGCGAAGACAACAAGCAACTCACCGCCATCCTGCGCCAGACGCACAACCTCACCTCCGACCTCAATGACCACGCGACTACCAGCCTGATCGAAAACTGGATCGACGAGACAGAACGCCGCACCTGGTTCCTGTTCGAAACCACCCGTCGCGCGCGCTGAAGCCAGCCAGGAAACCAAAATGACCGACAATCCTGTCGAACTCGCAATTTCCAGACGGCATGTCCTGCTGGCCGGTGCCGCGCTTTCCACTGCGATGGCCATGCCGTCGCTTGCATTTTCAAAATCCATCCCATCCCGCAACGAAGGAACATTTCCAATGACCGAATCATTCGTAAAGAACAAGGACGGCGTCGAAATCTATTTCAAGGACTGGGGCCCGAAGGATGCCCAGCCGATCGTGTTCCATCACGGCTGGCCGCTGTCCTCCGACGACTGGGATGCGCAGATGCTGTTTTTCGTTCAGAACGGTTACCGCGTCGTGGCGCATGATCGCCGCGGCCACGGCCGTTCGCAGCAGGTGAGCGACGGCCACGACATGGATCATTATGCCGCCGACGCGTCCGCCGTTGCCGAACATCTCGATCTCAGGAATGCGGTTCATATCGGCCACTCGACCGGCGGCGGTGAAGTGGCACGTTATGTCGCGAAATTCGGCCAGCCGCAGGGCCGTGTTGCCAAGGCCGTGCTTGTCTCCGCCGTTCCGCCGCTGATGCTGAAGACGCCTTCCAATCCCGGCGGCCTGCCGATCGAAGTCTTCGACAGCTTCCGCAAGGGCGTGGCCGAGAACCGCGCGCAGTTCTTCCTCGACGTGCCGGCCGGTCCCTTCTACGGGTTCAACCGGCCGGATGCCAAAATCTACCCCGGTGTCATCCGGAACTGGTGGCGTCAGGGCATGATGGGCAGTGCCAAGGCCCATTATGATGGGGTCAAGGCCTTCTCGGAAACCGACCAGACTGAAGACCTCAAGGCGATCACGGTGCCGACGCTCGTTCTCCACGGCGATGACGACCAGGTCGTGCCGATCGCAGATTCGGCCGAATTGTCAGTCAAACTTCTGAAGAATGGCACGCTGAAGGTTTACAAGGGCTATCCGCATGGCATGCTGACGACCCATGCGGACGTCATCAACCCCGATCTGCTGGCCTTCGTGAAGGGCTGATCGCATAAAACGGCCGCTACCTGCAGAAGCGGATGGCGGCTATTTCTCGTAAATAGGAGATTTCGATGCCGTTCAAGCCATCTTATGAAGACCTTGCCCTTCGTGACGGCATCGCAAGCCTGCCCGAGACGGAGAATATCCAGCTTGAGCTTCCTCTGCCCCGGCAGGCCGATGGGGAAAATCGGGTCGAAGCGGGGTTGGAGCCGGATACGGTAAGTACCGGAACAACATTTCAGGACTGATTGACGTGTGATGAGCCCGGCTGTTTCCAGGCAGCAATCGGCCTGTCGACATCATGGCCTGCGTTAAGCCAATGTCCGTTCCGCGGCGAAAAAGCATTTCCGCCACGATATCGTCTCCCGACATTTTCGCAGAATCGTTCCGCCAGATTGACGTGTAATGAAACTTTTTCGAGCGCGACGAGTTTGGGCAGAGAGCAATCAGCTCGCATTTCTCGCTGCCTATAATCATCCGCTACGCGGAGGATGATCGTCCTTTCGGAGGAGATACCACATGAATTCTATTATCTATCTAGTCGGTCTAGTTGTCGTTGTCCTGTTCATTCTCTCATTGCTGGGGCTACGTTGATGGTTGATCCAACGGGTATCGAAACAAATCCTAACCGCAGCTATGTCGATTGGCCTGCCATTTTCGCCGGTGCTGTTATCTCCTCTGGCGCCATGGCGATCCTCACCGCATTCGCGGGTGGTCTGGGACTGAGTTCCATTTCGGCCGACAATGGTGGCGAAGTCAGTACCGTATGGCTGATCCTCACCGCGCTTTTCGTCATCCTCTCGATGGTGGGCTCCTACATGCTGGGCGGTTACATTGCCGGCCGCATGCGTCGCCCCGCCGGGGCTGCCGACAGGAACGAATTGACCGTTCGTGACGGCGTCAATGGTTTGGTCGTCTGGGGTCTCGGAACGGTTGTGTCCGCGTTCCTCGCTCTCGGCGTGTTGTCCGGCGGTGCGAAAGCCGTGGGCAGTGTGGCGCAGACCGCTGTCGAGGCCACGGGTTCCGCCGTTGGCGGAGCAATGCAGGGTGCTGGTCAGCTTGCGGGCGGCATCATCTCGGGCGCTGGCAGTGCTGCAGGCGGTCTCGCGCAAGGTGCGGGTCAGGCCGCTGCGCCCAGCATCGAGCAGATGCTTCCGCAGGGCTTGAAGACCAATCCGGTCGATTATTTCACCGATACGCTGCTGAGAACCGACACTCCGGCCACCGCCGTGCCGGGTGATCAAAGCGCCGGTGACTTTCAGCGGCAGATCAGCGGTATTCTCGGTAATCTGCTTGCAACCGGCCAGATTTCCGACGCCGATAAAACTTGGCTCACCAATCAGATTGCCGCCCGTACAAACATCAGCCAGACGGATGCCCAGGCACGCGTCAACGAAACGGTTGAACGTGTACAGGCTATCAGAGCTGAAGCGCAGAAGAAGGTAGATGAAGCGCAAAAGCAGGTTGAGGCTGTGAAGGCGGAAGCGCAGAAGGCGTTGGAAGACGCCAAGAACAAGGCTGCCGATGCTGCTGAAAAAGCCCGTATCGCCGGCATTCTGACCGCGTTCCTGCTGGCTGCCTCCGCACTCGTCTCCGCTGCTGCCGCTTATATCGGTGCAGTGCATGGCGGACGCCACAGAGATGAAGGCCGCATCTGGGGTGGACTTGCCTACCGCAAATAACCAGTACGAGTGATAAGAGCGGACCTCCGCAACACCGGGGGCCCGCTCCAGCAAGACGATCAAACTTATCTTATTCCCCGCTGCAACCGCTATCCTCACGATGGCGGTTTTTTGTTTCCGTGCCTGCCTCGAGGGATACTGACGTAAGCGTTACCTGCGATGACAGCACGTCATTTTATCGCGCGTCATCAGGCATATCGTCCTGCTTGCCGAAGATCGGGAATGTGAGCGATACGCGCGCACCACAACCGGGCTGCGACGTGATTTTGGCGTCACCGCCGCTTTGACGCATGAAACCGTAGACCATGGCGAGGCCAAGTCCCGTGCCGCCCTGTTGGGCGCGCGTGGTGAAATAGGGTTCGAAAGCGCGGTCCACCGCATCCTGATCCATGCCGTGTCCGTTGTCCTCCACGGAAATCTCGACA
This is a stretch of genomic DNA from Agrobacterium fabrum str. C58. It encodes these proteins:
- a CDS encoding FAD binding domain-containing protein, whose amino-acid sequence is MKPLTIRIAGGSLAGLFTAILLQEDGHDVRVYERSSSGLAGRGAGLVPQQDLFKVLGQIGCEDVAHVSVVARERIYLDAGGRVAQRQNTPQMQVSWDYLFERVSSRLLADTYRLGHHVEAVREEPEGVSLSFADGTEERADLVIGADGLGSAIRSAVNHRSENTYAGYVAWRGLVPETNLPADAALLLDRFAFYIAPGIHVLGYLVPGPRGETQQGQRRYNWVWYRPTTAEELARTFTGRDGRHFEHSLPRGELSESRRAQLREDAFSFLPPQLALAVEAEETPSIQGIFDYEAEQMVSRRIALVGDAAFVVRPHTAMGVSKAAGDAMALRDALRQTEDLPSALSRYQRTRLPVGKSIAAYGRRLAETAM
- a CDS encoding oxalate decarboxylase family bicupin is translated as METLTRRAVLAIGAVGGTALAASTAGAASFGNPDQPAEGAINANAAGLSDPGPKNPAINDQFPSFQSPPATDVGDMQLFWASFNNAAKRIQNGGWARQVTKSDFAISDAVSGVNMRLGPGGIREMHWHRAAEWAIMTNGRCRITVLDPQGRAYVQDVEAGDLWYFPAGYPHSLQGLGPDGCEFVIVFDEGDQSEYGTLLLTDWLAHTSPELLAKNFGVAQDVFRNIPLQNLWIFQGKEPGPLSKDQEAVAGTGLPPFPFTYKLAASKPLKENAAGVIRLADSSAFTVSKTIAAAIETIKPGGVREMHWHPNADEWQYWIKGEGRMTVFDAGPRSQTADFRAGDIGYVKRSQGHIIENTGKTDLQFVAVFKAAEYQEVSLSSWLTHTPPALVAQHLNVSIEDVAKFPANQPAIMPG
- a CDS encoding response regulator transcription factor is translated as MPPVPVIAVVDDDPAIREAMDDLIMSFGYECRLFASAEHFLESQQQAGIDCIVVDVKMPGLSGIELQSELNRRGSHPPMIFVTSYEDERTRNAALSGGALAFLRKPVNIGNLIGCLESVLGQRP
- a CDS encoding response regulator transcription factor, which produces MSEPRKTTKEPLSPVVFIVDDDVSMREALTDLFRSMKFDAEAFDSAAAFLEKANLNRHGCLLLDVRLPGISGLDFQVQLERVGNRMPIIFMTGFGDIPMSVRAMKAGAVDFLTKPFKEQDILDAVAAAMERDASRRRESAQNEAVTSLAGQLTPREREVMGAVVRGLMNKQIAYELGISEVTVKLHRGNVMRKMEARSVADLVRKAELIGEKLRPPVS
- a CDS encoding sensor histidine kinase, with translation MSIASRMFRAREPEGGTHHLAFGLGALALAAAVFYVDTYTDIEGAIAVLYVITILLAAQAITRSGLIAISCICAILSLLSYGATHAEDADFQSALRLVVALAALAVTTMLLLKTETARLAMLSVNAALKESEERYRSIFDRTRVALWERDYSKLHALLMGLRQQGITDMHAHARANPGFTQQCIDLITVVASNEAGKEMLGYDSSIRGTLQQSVVSASSKFVDVLQAIMDNRRVFEDKVVVRTDSGEDKLVLLSISFPAEAASFNRVVVSMVDVTQREMELKALAEAQAELTKASKAAAVGAMSASLSHELNQPLGAIIVNAQTLLRWLDRDPPDLAAARRSAERMIRDGERASDIIQNTRSLLAHTSGKVETFDLDEFIDETLSLLEHELERSGTTVHVENEATPPITAVRIELQQVLINLLTNAIQAMDEAGISNRTITVRKEREDGDNIQIAVEDSGPGFPAQMKDKLFSPFFTTKETGMGMGLSICRTTLEARGGRLTGDNHPLGGAVFTISMPISQEMEHV
- a CDS encoding FdhF/YdeP family oxidoreductase, with translation MAEERPEGIEKYNHPAGGWDALKAVAKTLAHQQIIAQGTMTLLKANQPEGFDCPGCAWPDPQHTSSFEFCENGAKAITWESTAKRSGPEFFAQHTVSELWQWTDHKLEDAGRLTLPLHYNADSDRYEPIAWHDAFHLIAQELNKLDNPDKAEFYTSGRASNEAAFLYQLFVRAYGTNNFPDCSNMCHEATSVGLPKSIGVGKGTVTLEDFDYADAIFSFGHNPGTNHPRMMTTLHNAAKRGVPIVVFNPLKERALERFAAPQDPIEMATLSSTPIASAYHQLRTGGDLAALKGIMKAVFELDAENLGAGGAGVLDRAFIEEHTAGLEALRADIDATSWDIISSVSGLTKEALESAARIYVKASNVIICYGMGITQHAKGTGNVQQIANLLLLRGNMGRPGAGIAPIRGHSNVQGDRTVGITEIPNKALLDGMERAFGFRPPAEKGHNAIEAIEAIIAGKSRALICLGGNLAVAMSDTAATFEGMRKLDLVVHIATKLNRSHLLTARTSLILPCFGRTDLDTQASGPQAVTVEDSMSMVHASRGFLNPPGELVRSEPAIIAAIAKATVGNRYGIDWDWLIADYDRVRDKIEEVFPDFRDFNSRVRMKGGFRLDVAASYRRWNTESGKANFLVATGLEEDPLISNPDALVLTTIRSHDQYNTTIYGMDDRYRGVFGRRDIIFMNRHDLAERGLKDGDRIDIHGIGAESADRHLVQGFTAVEYNIPKGSAAGYYPEMNAVVALGHYDRLSGTPSYKGVPITISPAAT
- a CDS encoding Dps family protein — translated: MDTTTAAKNRKLPLATPTDLATEASREISAALTALLADVFTLYIKTKNFHWHVSGPHFRDYHTLLDEQGAQIFAMTDDIAERARKIGGTTIRSISHIARVKRLLDNDADFVTPEDMLAELREDNKQLTAILRQTHNLTSDLNDHATTSLIENWIDETERRTWFLFETTRRAR
- a CDS encoding alpha/beta fold hydrolase, translated to MTDNPVELAISRRHVLLAGAALSTAMAMPSLAFSKSIPSRNEGTFPMTESFVKNKDGVEIYFKDWGPKDAQPIVFHHGWPLSSDDWDAQMLFFVQNGYRVVAHDRRGHGRSQQVSDGHDMDHYAADASAVAEHLDLRNAVHIGHSTGGGEVARYVAKFGQPQGRVAKAVLVSAVPPLMLKTPSNPGGLPIEVFDSFRKGVAENRAQFFLDVPAGPFYGFNRPDAKIYPGVIRNWWRQGMMGSAKAHYDGVKAFSETDQTEDLKAITVPTLVLHGDDDQVVPIADSAELSVKLLKNGTLKVYKGYPHGMLTTHADVINPDLLAFVKG